The Mauremys reevesii isolate NIE-2019 linkage group 1, ASM1616193v1, whole genome shotgun sequence genome segment aCTGCCCAGCCGCTGgaacagctccagccaggtcagagacatcctcccctgatAAGGTGGGAAGGAATGGGATGGGGAGTGTGTGGAggtcctgggctaggggtggggtgaTGTGGggagtggtcacaggggttactcccctgactcccagcttctccctcacaaaaaatttccccaccagttgctgtcccagcctgtCAGGATAAGCAGCTGGCgcgccaggacactttgtttacttaggtttacctccgtgcctgcggacgctcgaggtaaacaagcCATCTCGGTCccccagcggcttatcctgatggcccgggagccaaagtttgctgacccctgaattatagggtaggcttatgaacgggttataaaaattttccatttttacttatctatcttggggggtgggggtcggcttataaacgaaccggcttatgatcgagcATATACGGTAGTGAAGGCCTCAGTACAGCAGCCATTTATTAGACATTTGCTGAGAAGTAGGAGTAGAGCTGTTTGAATAAATTCTCAGATATACAGATTAGCTATGTAAGAACttgtgaggttctactgtaattccAATGGGGACTACTACAGCAAATGTTAAAAGGAAAGTTTATGTAAAAAGCTATGCATTTGGCCAGTTATTTCCTGTGGGGGTTTTTTGGACATTTTAGACTGATGTGTGAAAGAGAGCTTATTCTTCCTATTTGATTATGCAGGAGATACACCTATTTTTTGATACTGTACTGTGTTTCGGAAGTCAGCATGATATAACAAATGCAGCACCATGGTGGAGATGGGCTAAGAAATAGTAACTGCTTGTTTTAGAACAAATTTTAGATTTTCCAGGTGTCAAGAAAAGAGTTAAATTAAAGATAAGTGGTTTTATGCGTCAGAGTCTTTTAGGTTTGAAAGTAAGACTCTGACAGCTCTTTAAtgtttcttagttaataaataatCTAATTGTTCTCCTTTAAAAGATTGTGGTAGGACTCCGTGTGCATTGACTTTAGCCAGCCGCTTCATTTCTTTGGAGATTGTTCTTTCATATACATTAGACTTCTGTCACACGGCAAGCACTGTTGAGGTATGAAGTGCCaccacacacaacatttcagattttttttacaatgtactttgctgcttttaaagctgCTTTTAAAGCTTTCAAGTGTTACCAAAGCAATTTGAAATTATTCATATTATgaataaggctatgatttagtcatcatatttttagtaaaagtcatggacaggtaacAGACAATAAACtgcccagggctgtggctgctctGGCCGGGGACTGCTGCCCGGGGCTGCGGATTGCGGCTGCTCTGCCCGGCTGGTCAGGGAGCACTGCTGAGGCTAGCGGAACACGGCTGCACCGGTCGGCCAGGGACCACTGCCAcggtcacagaatccatgacctctgtgacagacacggAACTGTAATTATGATTCCCTAAAGATGTGATGAGGTACATATCAACATGTGCTtttacaattttaaaacaaaatttaagaAACAATTTACAAGTGACTAAAGCAAAACTGCCTCTTTGTTAATATACCAATTACTGAAGGAAATCTTAGATCAATGCATAACCATTTGCAAAACATTTGTGGTAATATTTTGCAAGTTAAGGATGAAAGAACTTGGAccaacaaaaacaaggaagatcTAAGGATGGGactttataaaagcattctgctTTTCACATAACTcacctctcactgaagtcaacaataaaaattccattgacttcaggaggaGCAAAGGCAGGTCAATattgagcacttttgaaattccCAACCTAAGTGTTTAAATATAGGACTATATATCCAACTTAAGTGAGTTAAAAATATTATGATCCAAGTCACATTTCCTTTGACTTCCACAGCAACTGCATTAATTTTCACCTGcactgcagcaccatggaaaaacCTTGAGTGGCTACTATACTGGAGTCATGAGTCTGTTATATAGTTCTGATTTCATCAGAAGTTCAGGGTTAAGTTCAAAAAGGTCTATAGTGACATCTATGTGACAttttcctctttccctccccgAAGGATGCGGATTTTAGCAAGTCAGAAGTGATATGAAGAAAAATGATGAATGGCTTCTTATCGGAATGCTAGGCACAAGTATGAAACTTACTATATATGGATAATGATTTTTCAGATTTACATAATTCACCTTTGTTAACCATATAACAAAATGCTGCTCCATTTTAAGTGATTATGCTAGGCATAAGCATTATGAGACACAATGTGATTGGATAATGAAAACAAGTCTGTTTCAGTTTCTCATACACTAGCACAATACCAAGGTTGCAAACACTGGAAggaaatgttaaataaaatatgtggttttttttcaaaagaacATCATGTTTCTTCAGATTTAAGCTGGGTTTTTACTGTGGGTGGTGGTAAATTAGACAAAGTCCACATTTTAGGCATAAAGGATATTTcggttctttaaaaaaatccttgcttgattgtggggtgggaagagtgtGAAATTGTCAAGTGCAATTTTTCACACATATGAAACAATGTAACAAATATCAAACGGATTTAGGCAATGTTGATTTTAAAAGTATCAAACTAGTACACATCAAGTTCCAGGTTGTTACAAATACAAATTAAGGATTTGTATAAATTATAAAGTGTGCTTAGAGATGACGTTTCAGTTTAGCAACTGTTGTGGAAGTGGTGAATGCTGTCTAATTAGCAAAAACATTTCCTCCTAATAACAAAAAAATACCAATGAAGAACTCCATTTTAAACAAGTCTTACCTGAATAAAAGGAAAAATCCATACATTTCAAGGATCATTCCTATCAAGGGCCAACCAATGAGAACTATAAGCACACCACCCAGGAAAAAGACTGTtgcttttattttgtgtttttggAAGAAGAATCTAAATGTTCTTTCTAAACCAATAACAAAAGCCAAGCCAGCCACAAATAAAACCTGAAAGAGACAGAGACAAATCCAACAGTGAATGAAAGAGTATATTAATAACCATTCTACAAAGCTGGAAACAAACCCCTTGTCCGTCACTGTTTGTAAATTAGATACACACTGTTGAGGTATGAAGTGCCaccacacacaacatttcagatttttttttacaatgtacTTGCagataaggtgaccagacagcaaatgtgaaaaattgggacgggggtaataggagcctatataagaaaaagacccaaaaatcgggactgtccctataaaattgggacatctggtcaccctagatacacAAAGCATCTACATTACAAATACAACCATGTCAGGAGTCTCTAGGACAACAGTTATCTCCAAATTTTAAGGCATGTATTTTGTAACGTGGACATGACCCTAATCATGTCCCTGACCAAGGCTGAAGCCTTGGACTGTCTAATAACTTTTGGTGTACACAAGCCTTAATAAGTGGCAGGTCATATTTTGCTCTACCTTGGCAGTGTTTCTTTAAGTCACCGACTCACCATCCATAACTTGTATTTAGCTTCTCGTGGGTCAACATAATGCATGATTTTATAGATATTTAAGCATATTCATTATAACTTAATGGGAAGAATTGAAGATAAAGTATCAGCCTTGATGCTCCTTGTTTTTCACTACATCTCAGCTTTGATATTAGTTTTGCAGTCTATCACTGTTGCAGAATAAATGCTACTCGCTCTGTTTGaccaagtagtcccactgacaaTAGTTGACCCTCAGCCATCAGTGTCTAATTATCTTTTTCTAATCACAACTGCCACCTGCCAGTCCGAGAACTAACCCTAGTAGCTAGAGTGAAATATACTTGTGCTGCAAAACCCTCAAAGTCATACCAACTACATTTTAAAGGAATAAGACACATGTAGTATGCCACTTTTACTCTTCTACTCTCCTGCTGCATCTTTTTCTCTTCCTGGTATCACTCCACTTTTTTCCTTTCCTGTAAGGATAGTGCATCTTTTCTTGTGTTGTCTTCAGTTCTGTTTGCTCTTTACTTTCTCTCTATCTCCCACTTTATATCACTTTCCCTAGACTGAGTTATTTACCTCCTGCCCTGTATTTTTGGTTTTTCCTTTTGTAtcccaaatatttattttatgtatgGTTTGCCATATACAAATTCTCTTTCTTGATACCTTGGAGGGGAGTGGCTTCTGTGATTATACCCACCTCCAAGTATCTATTTTGGGACTTTCATTCAGTGAACAGCTTTCACATTTGTCCTGCTGTTCCTAGCTTCCACAAGCAGTAGCAACAGAGTGAAGCTGACTTgacccctgctgcccacagagtTCTGAATAGCAACAATTGAAAAACAACAATCCTCTAGTTAGTTTTCATCTCCTGCAGATGGGCAAAGCTGTGAACAACAGTGGAAGCACTGGAACTGTCAGATTTAGAAAGGCAACATCACATCTGTTAACTTTCCCACATGAACTGAATATAATCTACTACAAAAGCAAGAAACGTAATTTAAGTGAAAACTTAAAACTGCAGAAGATGAAGGCACTGACTAGTAGAAGTTCCTACTGATCACACACAAGAGGTGGTTTTTTCAATTTATTATTAGCAATTTTCACTTAAttatacttccctacctcagaaAAGTGTTAAGAGTCTAAATTTGTTAGTGTTTACAAAATATCAGAGTTCTTAGATGGAAATAAATATGCAAATTCTAATAAGCTACCATACATATAAGACGGTAAAAAAGGTgtcagagggtacgtctacacagcataGAAAATCCTGTGGCTGACCTGTGCTAgcagactcaggctcacagggctcgggctgcagggctgtttcactgctgtgtagacttccgggctcgggctgcagcctgagctccaaGAACCTCCCACCCCACAAGGTCCTACAGCCTATgctccagtcccagcccagaaagctacacagcaatgaaaaagCTCCACGGGCCAGTCAtgtgtttttctttgctgtgtagacccACCCATGAGAGTCAATCCGAGAAGTCTAATGTATAGAATCAGTGGCACAAGCAGCTGCAGCACAAGTTTCTTCACTGTGGCTGACTCAAGTCTGACTCAGTGGTACCATCTTTAGAGTGACTGGGGGATTGGCTTAACTTTCAGAGTCAGTATAATCTCTCTTTtggaaagctcagtggtttgagcattggcctgctaaacccagggttgtgagttcaatccttgagggggccacttagggatctggggaaaaatcagtatttggtcctgctagtgaaggcagggggctggactcgatgacctttcagggtcccttccagctctatgagataggtgtatctccatatatataCCAGATTCTGTTTTAGTCAgtatagcagatttagattatatctcaggaaaagcttcctaactgtaagaacagtaggacaatggaacagactcccttgggaggtcatggaagctccttcactggaggttttcaaaaggaggctgaatAGCCATTTGTCTTGGATGATTTAGTCACAAcaaattctgcatcttggcagtggttagactagatgacccttgtccCTTCTAAACCTAggggtctatgattctattttccAAGGCTCAGTTTCCATTtgataacaaaaaaaatctcaaaagggGAATATTTAATACAAATGCATCATGTACTTAAAATACTCTACTCTTCCGTGTCGAAACTATATGTATAAACTAAAATTTGAACAGCAAACACTTACATTTCCAATAGCCAAAAGTGCTTTGTCAAAAAAGAGAATCATtccaaagaaaaggaaaaacacaCCAAAGCCCGTTAATCCCATTCCAATCTctgcaatacaaaaaaaaaaataattaaaaaaggtTAGTAAAAAAGTAGCACTAATGCATACAAATAagaaaatttatttcacaaattAAGAGTTGACATGAATAGGCTGCAGAAATTAATGCAAAATGTGGAAACATTTAGTTCCTATCTTGATGTCGGGGGAAGTTATGGCCATAGCGAATTCTACCTAGTTAAATTGTTATGAGCATGGAAAATAAAGTAGGGTCCTGCTTCAAGAAGTTTTCAGATAACAGTTAATTTTAAAGCTTCCGATTTGTCTTAAATGTTGTGATTTTAACTACCTGAGACTTCTTTGATGATGTGATCTATAAGTAGTAAGTGTATGAAATGTACTGTATATTGTGCAATACATCACTAAATTGGAAATTACATATTGATATAGAATTCAGCATATAAGCACGATTGTGCATGTGTACACAAGTTCTGTAGATGAAAATAAACACAGCTTTATCATTGATTTACTAACAAGTCACTCAAAATCAAAGTTTGAGTTTTTAAGATTATAGTTCATTAGACATGTTAGATTAAACTGCAAGATAAGTTTCAGTAGGGATGCCTGAAGATCAAACCTACAAGGTTCTTCTCTGCAACAGTGATCAAGATCAAAACACAAAGGGCTGCAAGTTTAGGCCTTTGGCTTCATCTAGACTGAGATTTCCGTGAAGTTCTTCTATATCTGCTTGAACAGCAGCAAAGCCTCACCAGTCCTAGCACTAGTGTAAACCAGATGACAATGTTTTAATCAcaatggatatgtctacactgcaattagacacctgcagctggcctgtgccagctgactcacttggactaaggggctgtttaattgcagcatgGAGGTTCCTGCTCAGACTGAAGCCTGAGCTTTGGGGTCCTCCCAActagcagggtcctagagcccaggctccagcccaagaatCTACAAGCCCCATCAGCCTGAGTCAACTGGCACATGCCAGCAGCaagtttttaattgcagcatagacatacccagtgTCTTCTTATCTTGGTCAGACAGCACAGGGGTAAAACCATTGGTAGCTTATATATTCTAGTACTTCCATTTACTAGCAATAGTAGAAGATTTCACAAAGCCTCTGTGTAGCTATATCTACTCTGGTAGCCTTTAACTTCCTTACTTATGTGAGCTCATCTCTCAATATTGTTTAACACCATTTGATATCCAAATTATATTTCTGTGGACTGACTTGTAACagcacatatttttaaaatttgctttaatttTCATTTTGACTGCAAACATTCAATATCTAATTAAATTTACACTACTATTACAAGGACAAGATTATTATTTTAGATGTTCCATTAAAAGATACTGTAAAAATCCACACCCTAATCTGACGTTCAAAAAGTATACACCCATATTTCACTGTAAACTTAAATATATCAAATATCAATTACTGACTGAGGACTATAATTGGAATCTGCCCTCTTCCCCAACTCCATTCATTCTAGCAAAGGGAAACCTCATGGACGTCCTTATGAATCTGAATTTTGAAAAAGAGATGAAGCATCAACCACCACCAGGAAGCAGGTCTTGAAAGACGTACCAGACACCTGTTAGCCGTAGGACTAAATATACTAGCCACAGGCTGATGAGAGATGAATTCCTGAACATACTGCACAAGATGCAGTGACAACACCTTGGTAAGAAGAACAGACTAACCCTCAACAGAATTAtcaaacacatagatgaacatggtatgttggggaagagtcaacacagtttttgtaaaggaaaatcaggcctcaccaatctattagaactCTTTGACGGTGTCAAGAAACATGTGAACAAGGATGATCAAGAAGATATAGTGtcacaggctttctgaaagtccacgtCTAAGGTCCCTCAcgaaaggctcttaagcaaagtaggtagtcatgggataagagggaaggtcttgcCATGGATCactaactgattaaaagataggaaataaagggtaggaaaaaatggtcaattttcacagtggagatgAATAAATAGCAGGTTCCCCAAGGATCTATattgggaccagtgctattcaacatattcataaatgatctggaaaaaggaataaGCATTGAGGTGGCAAGGTTTACAGAAGAGAGAAAATTcgttaagatagttaagtccaaggcaaactgcaaagagttacaaagggatctcacaaaactgggtgactgggtaacaaaatgacaggggaaattcaatgttgataagtaaaaaagtaatgcacagtggaaaacgtaatctcaactatacatacaaaatgatggggtccaaaTTAGCTTCCTTGAGTCATAATAGATTTTGgaatcattgtgaatagttctgtgaaaacatctgctcagtgcgtagaagcagtcaaaaaaataatgtaaggagccattaggaaagggatagataataaaatggaaaatatcataatgtgactatataaatccatagtaaacccacaacttgaatactgagtgcagttctgaTCACTCCATCTCTAAAAAGATGTatttgaattggaaaaagtacagagaagggcaacagaaaggATTAGGGGTATAAAACAGCTTCCAGATgagaagagattgaaaagattgggactattcagctttgaaaagaaatgACTATGGTGgacatgacagaggtctataaaatcatgaatgatgtggagagagtgaataaagaagtgttatttaccccttcacataacacaagaaccaggggtcactcaatgaaattaataggcagcaggtttaaacaaacgTAAGGATGTACTTCTTCACatagtcaacatgtggaactcgttgccaggggttATTgtgaaaggcaaaaaactataactgggctcaaaatagaagataaattcatggagaatagctCTATCAGCAGTTATTAGCAGcaatggtcagagatgcaatctcatgctctgggtgtccctcaGCCTCTGAGTGCCAGATGTTGGGACTGGAGGACAGAggatgatcacttgatgattgccttgttctgttcattccctttgaagaatCTGTCATTGGCCACacttggaaggcaggatactgggttagatggaccattgatctgacccactatggccatttttatgttcttatgcaaaTATACATTGTGCTTTTGGCctggttctcatttacactaagggccCTTTACACCATTCTGGCAATTAAAGAGGTCTTAAAGTGGGCATACATTACATTTACACTCGCTTTAAAGACGTTttacaaaacagtgtaaaagagCCTTAATATAAAGAAAATCTGTCCCTCTGCCTTCGGTTTTTAGTAGATTCTGGTTTTGTTACCAAGATTGCTTCATGACATGCAGTTTGTTGGCTTATCAGATGTTGGCTACCTATATAATTTTACTTGGGATGTTTGCAGTTTGTTTCAGAAGTCAGAACACTGCACAATTTTAATTTTATTGCTTATAAACCTACCGGTTTTATTAAAGGTTACACTAACAGTTAGACACACTTCCTCAAAATTCAGTCTTCCAAATGGTGAGTATGGCTGGGACAACTTTTCCTTTTTGAATTAGAAGGTAACTAGCGCAGTGCTGGCTCGCCACACGGAGACGTTTGAAAACACACTGTAAATAGCTAcacacagagcccccctggaccccTCACTACTCGCGTTTGGCGCACGAAGCTGGTCCAAGGGATCCCGGACATGCAGAGGCCTCCCGGCGCAGGTGTCcggcggcagggggtggggggcggccaGCCGGAGACGGGCGGAAACGACCCCGGAGCCGGCAAGGCCCATCCCCCGCCCACAGCAGCGGTGCCGGGGACCCCGCCCCCCCTCCGGCCCATCTCTCCACCTGCGAGCAGGAAGCGGGACGAGAGCGCGGCGCAGACCCCGGCTCCCGGAACAAAGGGCAGCGGCCAGGAGCGCGCGGGCTCATCCCCGAGCCGGACGCCGCCCGGGGCAGGGGCGTCAGGCTCGTGCCGCTCAAGGACCCGCCCCCCCGCCGGGCCGGCGGACGCTTACTCTGGGTGTCGGTGAGCGAGATCATGGTGGCGGCGCGGCGGCAGCAGAAGGGAActagggaggggggaggtggcTGGAAGCCGCGGCAGAAGCGGCCGCCACGTCTTCCGGAAACACGCAGCCCCCCGCTCCCCTCTCCCCGGCACCGCC includes the following:
- the GOLT1B gene encoding vesicle transport protein GOT1B isoform X2, encoding MGLTGFGVFFLFFGMILFFDKALLAIGNVLFVAGLAFVIGLERTFRFFFQKHKIKATVFFLGGVLIVLIGWPLIGMILEMYGFFLLFRGFFPVVVGFIRRVPVLGYLLNLPGISSLVDKAGESNNMV
- the GOLT1B gene encoding vesicle transport protein GOT1B isoform X1, with the protein product MISLTDTQKIGMGLTGFGVFFLFFGMILFFDKALLAIGNVLFVAGLAFVIGLERTFRFFFQKHKIKATVFFLGGVLIVLIGWPLIGMILEMYGFFLLFRGFFPVVVGFIRRVPVLGYLLNLPGISSLVDKAGESNNMV